Proteins found in one Salvelinus alpinus chromosome 11, SLU_Salpinus.1, whole genome shotgun sequence genomic segment:
- the LOC139533411 gene encoding myogenic factor 6-like, with protein MVDLFDTNTYSFNDLRYLEGDHGPLQHLDMAGVSPLYHGNDSPLSPGGDPSETGCDSSGEEHVLAPPGLQPHCEGQCLIWACKVCKRKSAPTDRRKAATLRERRRLKKINEAFDALKKKTVPNPNQRLPKVEILRSAINYIEQLQDLLHTLDEQEKTPQNGSYNYNVKEHRASNKEYHWKKNCQNWQTSADHSNAPMTNQREGFTESSASTSLLRLSSIVDSISSEEKPTCNEEVSEK; from the exons ATGGTGGACCTCTTTGACACCAACACTTATTCCTTCAACGATCTGCGCTATCTCGAGGGAGATCATGGACCACTGCAGCACTTGGACATGGCGGGGGTGTCCCCTTTGTACCACGGGAATGACAGCCCGTTGTCACCTGGGGGGGATCCGTCCGAGACTGGATGTGACAGCAGCGGAGAGGAGCATGTCCTCGCACCCCCGGGTCTTCAGCCGCACTGCGAGGGACAGTGTCTCATCTGGGCTTGTAAAGTTTGTAAAAGAAAGTCTGCACCGACCGACAGGCGCAAAGCGGCCACTCTCAGGGAAAGAAGGCGGCTCAAGAAGATCAATGAAGCATTCGATGCGTTGAAGAAAAAGACCGTGCCCAATCCAAACCAGCGGCTGCCCAAAGTGGAGATTTTACGCAGCGCCATAAACTACATCGAGCAATTGCAGGACCTGTTGCATACACTGGATGAGCAAGAAAAAACGCCCCAAAATGGCTCATATAACTATAACGTGAAAGAACACCGT GCGTCCAATAAGGAGTACCATTGGAAGAAGAACTGTCAAAACTGGCAGACCTCAGCTGATCATTCCAATGCACCAATGACGAATCAGAGAGAAG GCTTCACGGAGTCTTCAGCGTCCACCAGCCTTCTTCGCCTGTCATCAATCGTTGACAGTATCTCAAGTGAAGAGAAACCGACTTGCAACGAAGAAGTCTCAGAAAAATAA
- the LOC139533931 gene encoding myogenic factor 5-like produces MWALGSGLGAYKGAPWQQPPHITQRSPFSPHCSPKAESYFLPFFNHNNSPAMDVFSPSQVFYDSACASSPEDLDFGPGELDSSEEDEHVRVPGTPHQAGHCLQWACKACKRKSSTVDRRRAATMRERRRLKKVNHGFEALRRCTSANPSQRLPKVEILRNAIQYIESLQELLHEHVENYYGLPGESSSEPGSPSSSCSDSMVDCNSPVVWPQMNTSFGNNYSYTKNVSSGERGAGASSLACLSSIVDRLSSVDASAPAGLRDMLTFSPSSTDSQPCTPESPGTRPVYHVL; encoded by the exons ATGTGGGCCTTGGGCTCTGGACTGGGGGCATATAAGGGGGCCCCATGGCAGCAGCCCCCTCATATCACTCAGAGGTCTCCTTTCTCACCCCACTGCTCTCCCAAAGCAGAGAGTTATTTCCTTCCTTTCTTCAACCACAACAACAGTCCAGCCATGGATGTCTTCTCCCCATCCCAGGTCTTCTATGACAGCGCCTGTGCCTCCTCGCCAGAGGACCTGGACTTCGGCCCCGGGGAACTGGACAGTTCAGAGGAGGACGAGCACGTCCGGGTCCCTGGGACTCCTCACCAGGCGGGTCACTGCCTTCAGTGGGCCTGCAAGGCCTGCAAGCGTAAGTCCAGCACAGTGGACCGGCGGCGGGCTGCCACCATGAGGGAACGACGCCGGCTGAAAAAGGTGAACCACGGCTTCGAGGCTCTGAGGCGCTGCACCTCAGCCAACCCCAGCCAGAGGCTGCCTAAGGTGGAGATCCTGCGCAACGCCATCCAGTACATCGAGAGCCTCCAGGAGCTGCTCCATGAGCATGTGGAGAACTACTACGGCCTTCCTGGGGAGAGCAGCTCAGAGCCTGGGAGCCCCTCGTCCAGCTGCTCCGACAGCATG GTTGactgtaacagtcctgttgtGTGGCCTCAGATGAACACAAGCTTTGGCAACAACTACAGCTATACTAAGAATG TGAGCTCTGGAGAGAGAGGTGCTGGTGCCTCCAGCCTGGCCTGCCTGTCTAGCATAGTAGATCGCCTCTCCTCGGTGGATGCCAGTGCCCCAGCAGGGCTCAGAGATATGCTTACCTTTTCGCCCTCCAGCACCGACTCCCAGCCTTGCACTCCAGAAAGCCCCGGGACCAGACCCGTGTACCACGTGTTGTGA